The Vibrio kanaloae genome has a window encoding:
- the lysA gene encoding diaminopimelate decarboxylase yields MDYFNYQEDGQLWAEDVALSQLAEQYGTPLYVYSRATLERHWNAFDSSVGEHPHLVCYAVKANSNLGVLNTLARLGSGFDIVSGGELERVIAAGGDPAKVVFSGVGKTAAEMKRALELNIKCFNVESEPELERLNKVAGELGVKAPISLRINPDVDANTHPYISTGLRDNKFGIAFDRAPAVYAFAQTLDNLSIHGIDCHIGSQLTDLEPFIDATDRLLALIDQLRTDGINIKHLDVGGGLGVVYRDELPPQPSDYAKALLARLENHSDLELIFEPGRAIAANAGVLLTKVEFLKPTEHKNFAIIDAAMNDLMRPALYQAWQDIVPVSPRQGESVTYDLVGPICETGDFLGKDRDLVLEEGDLLAVRSAGAYGFAMSSNYNTRSRAAEVMVDGDKTHLVRQREELTSLWELENILPE; encoded by the coding sequence TTGGATTACTTCAACTATCAGGAAGATGGCCAGCTTTGGGCTGAGGACGTCGCACTTTCACAACTCGCAGAGCAATATGGTACACCGCTGTATGTATATTCTCGTGCAACATTAGAACGCCACTGGAACGCGTTCGATTCATCAGTTGGTGAGCATCCGCACTTGGTGTGTTATGCCGTTAAAGCTAACTCAAACCTTGGTGTATTGAATACTTTAGCTCGCTTGGGCTCAGGTTTTGATATCGTTTCTGGCGGTGAGTTAGAGCGTGTGATTGCTGCCGGTGGCGATCCGGCAAAGGTTGTGTTCTCTGGTGTCGGTAAAACAGCCGCTGAAATGAAGCGTGCGCTTGAGTTGAACATTAAGTGTTTCAACGTAGAGTCTGAACCAGAACTCGAACGGTTAAATAAAGTGGCGGGCGAATTGGGTGTTAAAGCGCCTATTTCACTGCGTATCAACCCAGATGTTGATGCTAACACTCACCCTTATATTTCTACTGGTTTACGTGATAACAAATTTGGCATTGCTTTCGATCGTGCTCCTGCAGTGTACGCTTTTGCACAAACACTCGATAACTTATCTATCCATGGTATCGATTGTCATATTGGTTCTCAGTTAACGGATCTCGAACCATTCATCGATGCAACAGACCGTCTGCTTGCACTTATCGATCAATTGCGAACTGATGGTATTAATATCAAGCACCTCGATGTAGGTGGTGGTTTGGGTGTGGTTTATCGCGATGAATTGCCACCACAACCTTCCGATTATGCGAAAGCTCTGCTTGCTCGATTAGAAAATCATTCTGATCTGGAGCTGATTTTTGAACCAGGAAGAGCGATTGCGGCGAACGCTGGTGTATTATTAACAAAAGTCGAGTTCCTGAAGCCAACAGAACATAAGAATTTTGCCATCATAGATGCAGCAATGAATGATTTGATGCGTCCCGCGCTTTATCAAGCATGGCAGGATATTGTGCCAGTGAGCCCACGTCAGGGTGAGTCTGTGACCTATGATTTGGTTGGCCCTATCTGTGAAACGGGTGACTTCCTAGGTAAAGATCGTGACCTTGTTCTTGAAGAAGGTGACCTACTAGCAGTTCGCTCCGCTGGTGCTTATGGCTTCGCGATGTCATCTAACTACAACACTCGTTCGCGTGCGGCTGAAGTGATGGTGGATGGCGATAAAACTCATTTGGTTCGTCAGCGTGAAGAGCTTACGAGTCTGTGGGAACTTGAAAACATTCTTCCGGAGTAA
- the dapF gene encoding diaminopimelate epimerase, with the protein MHFHFSKMHGLGNDFMVVDCITQNIFFSPDLIRRLADRHTGVGFDQLLVVEAPYDPETDFHYRIFNADGSEVEQCGNGARCFARFVRMKGLTNRYSINVSTKKGKMVLKIEDNDQITVNMGVPELEPSKIPFKAKQSEKTYILRTDEHTLFCGAVSMGNPHVVTVVDDVDTADVETLGPLLESHERFPERVNAGFMQVVNREEVRLRVYERGAGETQACGSGACGAVAVGIIQGLLAENVKVRLPGGDLHISWQGPGKPLFMTGPATHVFDGQLSC; encoded by the coding sequence ATGCACTTCCACTTTTCTAAAATGCATGGTTTGGGCAATGATTTCATGGTCGTGGACTGCATTACTCAAAATATCTTCTTTTCTCCAGATTTGATCCGTCGTTTGGCGGATCGTCACACTGGTGTGGGCTTTGATCAACTGCTTGTCGTTGAGGCTCCTTATGATCCAGAAACTGATTTCCATTACCGTATCTTTAATGCGGATGGTAGTGAAGTGGAACAGTGTGGTAATGGCGCTCGTTGTTTTGCACGATTCGTTCGAATGAAAGGTTTAACGAATAGATACAGCATCAACGTGAGCACCAAGAAAGGTAAAATGGTTCTTAAGATTGAGGATAATGACCAGATCACCGTCAATATGGGGGTGCCTGAGTTAGAACCTAGCAAGATTCCCTTTAAGGCAAAGCAGTCAGAGAAGACGTATATCCTAAGAACGGACGAGCACACTTTATTCTGTGGCGCCGTGAGCATGGGTAACCCACATGTCGTCACGGTTGTTGATGATGTGGATACTGCTGATGTTGAAACGCTAGGTCCACTTCTTGAATCACATGAACGTTTCCCTGAGCGTGTGAATGCTGGCTTTATGCAAGTGGTTAACCGTGAAGAGGTTCGCTTGCGTGTTTACGAACGTGGTGCAGGTGAAACTCAAGCATGTGGCAGCGGAGCATGTGGCGCGGTTGCGGTTGGTATTATTCAAGGCTTGCTGGCTGAGAATGTGAAGGTTCGTTTACCTGGCGGTGACTTACACATTAGTTGGCAAGGCCCGGGTAAGCCTCTGTTTATGACAGGCCCTGCAACACATGTGTTTGATGGTCAACTTTCTTGTTAA
- a CDS encoding DUF484 family protein, translating into MSYVEADALTAEVVAEYLRDNPDFFQDRKGLVDRLAINNVEQGAVSLVEVQLKRQRHRIEELEEEITGLMSLAANNDKTFYEFMDLQVQVLKCNDFMQVIKAVEQKALDLGLKAHVRILSQSGFYQLSAEGYSKFSLNHFNGKDAYLGRLRKADRHDLFGDYPVPELGSYVVLPLTKQSPLGLLAFSSEDGGHFQPYMDTLFLRHLALVVAHLADTLPWQINNEPRAQSTSS; encoded by the coding sequence TTGTCTTACGTTGAAGCCGATGCACTCACCGCAGAAGTGGTCGCGGAATATTTACGTGATAACCCAGATTTTTTTCAAGATAGGAAAGGTTTGGTTGATCGCCTTGCTATCAATAATGTTGAGCAGGGCGCTGTTTCCTTAGTTGAAGTCCAGCTAAAACGACAACGTCATAGAATTGAAGAGCTCGAAGAAGAGATCACTGGCTTGATGTCGCTGGCGGCGAATAACGATAAAACTTTCTATGAGTTTATGGATCTTCAAGTCCAAGTACTGAAGTGCAACGACTTTATGCAGGTGATAAAAGCCGTTGAACAAAAAGCGTTAGATCTTGGGCTTAAGGCTCATGTTCGAATTCTTTCGCAATCTGGCTTTTATCAGTTGAGTGCTGAGGGTTACTCTAAGTTTTCGCTTAACCACTTCAACGGCAAAGATGCTTATCTAGGGCGCTTGAGAAAAGCCGACAGACACGATTTGTTTGGTGATTATCCAGTTCCAGAGCTAGGCTCTTATGTAGTACTACCACTTACTAAGCAGTCTCCGTTGGGGTTGCTCGCCTTTTCTAGTGAAGATGGTGGTCATTTCCAACCGTATATGGATACGCTATTTTTACGCCATTTAGCGCTTGTCGTTGCGCATTTAGCGGACACCTTACCTTGGCAGATAAATAATGAGCCTAGAGCCCAAAGCACCTCTTCCTAA
- the xerC gene encoding tyrosine recombinase XerC — protein MSLEPKAPLPNRLQTPLSRFYEYLRSEKGLSLHTQRNYKQQLETMAAHLVTLGLKDWGQVDAAWVRQLASKGMREGMKASSIATRLSSLRSFFDFLVLRGEMTANPAKGVSAPRKQRPLPKNLDVDEVGQLLEVSGDDPLSIRDRAMMEVMYGAGLRLAELVSINLKDVLGRQGEIRVVGKGDKERKAPFSGLAKEWVDKWLKVRGDLASPGENALFVSKLGTRISHRSVQKRMEDWGKKQSVASHISPHKLRHSFATHVLESSQNLRAVQELLGHENISTTQVYTHLDFQHLAQAYDQAHPRARKKNKG, from the coding sequence ATGAGCCTAGAGCCCAAAGCACCTCTTCCTAATCGTCTTCAAACTCCACTTTCTCGCTTTTATGAGTACCTTAGAAGCGAGAAGGGGCTTAGCCTACACACTCAACGTAATTACAAACAACAGCTTGAAACTATGGCCGCACACTTGGTCACCCTCGGGCTGAAAGATTGGGGGCAAGTGGACGCGGCGTGGGTAAGACAACTTGCTAGCAAAGGCATGCGTGAAGGTATGAAAGCGAGCAGTATTGCAACACGCTTGTCTTCACTGCGTAGCTTCTTTGATTTCCTTGTGTTGCGTGGCGAAATGACCGCCAACCCTGCCAAAGGGGTCTCGGCACCTCGCAAGCAGCGTCCTTTACCTAAAAACCTCGATGTCGACGAGGTTGGTCAGTTGCTTGAAGTAAGTGGAGACGACCCATTATCGATTCGTGACCGAGCTATGATGGAAGTAATGTATGGTGCGGGGTTACGATTGGCGGAGTTGGTCAGCATCAATCTAAAAGATGTGTTGGGTCGACAGGGTGAGATTCGCGTGGTTGGTAAAGGCGACAAAGAACGCAAAGCGCCTTTTTCTGGTTTGGCTAAAGAGTGGGTCGACAAATGGTTAAAAGTACGCGGTGACTTAGCTTCACCAGGTGAAAACGCTTTGTTTGTCTCTAAGTTAGGAACGCGCATCTCTCACCGTAGTGTACAAAAACGTATGGAAGATTGGGGTAAGAAGCAATCTGTAGCGAGCCACATAAGCCCTCATAAACTTCGCCACTCGTTTGCAACGCATGTGCTTGAGTCTAGCCAGAACCTTAGAGCTGTCCAAGAACTGTTGGGGCACGAAAATATCTCGACTACTCAAGTGTATACCCACTTAGACTTCCAACACTTAGCCCAAGCGTACGATCAAGCTCACCCAAGAGCACGTAAGAAGAACAAAGGTTAG
- the yigB gene encoding 5-amino-6-(5-phospho-D-ribitylamino)uracil phosphatase YigB — MRIYRGLKTIKAMTFDLDDTLYDNWPVIMKVEKEMAQWLNQKHPVSASLSQEEWQGVKQQVAAENPNLKHDVTVWRETQIKVGLLQLGYSQQQAEQAAREGIEHALWLRNQVDVPQETHRVMTELSQRIPLVAITNGNVDPHQIGLGQYFQRILKAGPDGRAKPYPDMFDKAQRDLACDAENILHVGDHLRTDVYGAKRSGFQACWFNDIGSSLYLSPKARVLPDVEIDQLSDLVRLI; from the coding sequence ATGCGAATTTATCGAGGGTTAAAGACCATCAAAGCGATGACCTTTGACTTGGATGACACCTTGTATGATAACTGGCCTGTGATAATGAAAGTAGAAAAAGAGATGGCGCAATGGTTGAATCAAAAACATCCGGTGTCGGCTTCTTTATCACAAGAAGAGTGGCAGGGGGTGAAACAACAGGTCGCTGCTGAAAACCCCAATTTAAAGCACGATGTCACCGTATGGCGCGAGACTCAGATTAAGGTCGGCTTACTGCAGTTGGGTTATTCACAGCAGCAAGCAGAGCAGGCGGCTCGTGAAGGCATCGAACATGCATTATGGCTACGTAATCAAGTCGATGTCCCTCAAGAAACGCATCGAGTGATGACAGAACTTAGTCAACGTATTCCTTTGGTTGCGATTACTAATGGTAATGTGGATCCTCATCAAATCGGTTTGGGCCAGTACTTTCAACGAATCCTTAAAGCTGGCCCTGATGGCAGAGCTAAACCCTACCCAGATATGTTTGATAAAGCCCAACGAGACTTAGCGTGTGATGCTGAGAACATTCTTCATGTTGGCGATCATCTTAGAACCGACGTCTACGGTGCGAAGCGAAGTGGTTTCCAAGCATGCTGGTTTAATGACATTGGTTCCAGTTTATACCTATCTCCTAAGGCAAGAGTGCTACCTGATGTTGAAATAGACCAACTTAGCGATCTCGTGCGACTTATTTAA
- a CDS encoding bifunctional diguanylate cyclase/phosphodiesterase, whose protein sequence is MQTFTFLAHTEELFKSQFDQREWCDNKQYLIQLFSDQSSDVARGIASVALNHLNRATLIGQSARHVICDNTLKSACTLVIISEFNETNLTSTVQLFTGNLNHDSQVLASQLDLSKDTKAVISLCDQIEGRDYPIYSAFENLPYVFPIAGGLCQESEFGRWVLHNEQTYQHACVAVALTNPKLKVWSDAYSEWNPIGVKLRVTHAVGNRLYSLNDKPAIDVFKYYLADGKDLPFSQLMSFPLYRELGRKKEISTPRRINDDGSIEFDSPWHTGEEAQFCYNHPSLSAEKVRHGAEVLAMHQPESVIIYNCVSRLEFIDSKLELKPFEGIVDACGAYCMGELYRNEDRPEILHHSLTYIAMRESDEIKEFHSEDFQCGSTVSPLLNLVRNAVADLDSVNTQMEKKLHLQARKLTESYRIDSRTGLPNRIVLKERLNTITLTEHLLTLKLTNFHQVNEKYGYQVGDQLLLDLSNHFVERLQLRVGKASQLKVELFSIGVGEWAIIFNASVDSVKIEQGFIEFADDIEHINFEPYGLTDIDYLSVSLCGGFASRCDFLTDTGDDILLKAIEARRYGVRNNTHITNAKDIQVSEEDRKEQLGWLSCVSRAILDQNIITYSQPIVASGTHEMIGQECLVRIMESDGTIVPPGKFLPMIADTHLYTRLSRHMIKNTIGYMADKQSPFSINLSPQDLLSDKTLEILEAAICGINDPTRLGIEVIESEQIKDYGRMIEVCDHFRALGARIIVDDFGSGYSNIDEIIKLEPQIIKLDGSLIRNIDKDKKQRKIAQQLVSLCHILNAKTVAEFVHNEQVCRIAEEMGVDYLQGYHFGEPQRLF, encoded by the coding sequence ATGCAAACATTTACATTTCTCGCACATACTGAGGAGTTATTCAAATCTCAATTCGATCAGCGAGAGTGGTGTGACAATAAGCAATACCTTATTCAACTTTTCTCAGATCAATCCTCTGATGTTGCTCGTGGTATTGCGAGTGTCGCCTTAAATCATTTAAACCGTGCCACTTTAATCGGGCAGAGTGCTCGTCATGTGATCTGTGATAACACTCTCAAGAGTGCATGTACCTTAGTCATTATCAGTGAATTTAACGAAACAAATTTAACCTCTACCGTTCAGCTTTTTACGGGCAACCTCAATCATGACAGCCAAGTACTGGCTTCCCAGTTGGATCTATCTAAAGATACCAAAGCGGTGATAAGCCTGTGCGATCAGATTGAAGGTCGCGATTACCCTATCTATAGTGCTTTTGAAAACCTACCTTACGTATTCCCCATTGCTGGTGGGTTGTGTCAGGAAAGCGAATTTGGGCGTTGGGTTTTACATAACGAACAGACCTACCAACACGCTTGTGTAGCAGTGGCTTTGACTAACCCCAAACTGAAGGTGTGGTCGGATGCGTACTCTGAGTGGAATCCGATTGGGGTAAAATTGAGAGTGACTCACGCGGTGGGAAACCGCTTATATTCGCTGAATGACAAACCAGCTATCGACGTTTTCAAATATTATCTTGCTGATGGAAAAGACCTGCCTTTCAGCCAGTTGATGAGTTTTCCGCTCTATCGAGAGTTAGGCAGAAAGAAGGAGATCTCGACACCGCGGCGCATTAATGATGATGGCAGTATTGAGTTTGATAGCCCTTGGCATACCGGAGAGGAAGCGCAGTTTTGTTATAATCACCCATCTTTGAGCGCAGAAAAAGTTCGTCATGGTGCGGAGGTGCTAGCTATGCATCAACCTGAATCTGTGATCATTTATAACTGTGTCTCTCGGTTGGAATTTATTGATAGTAAGCTTGAGTTGAAGCCATTTGAGGGGATAGTGGATGCGTGCGGTGCATACTGTATGGGGGAGTTATATCGTAATGAAGATCGCCCAGAGATACTTCACCACAGCCTCACCTACATTGCGATGCGCGAGTCGGACGAAATCAAAGAGTTTCACAGTGAAGATTTTCAGTGTGGCTCAACGGTGTCGCCACTGCTTAATCTTGTCAGAAACGCAGTCGCCGATCTCGATAGCGTGAACACACAGATGGAGAAAAAACTTCACCTACAGGCTCGAAAATTAACGGAAAGCTATCGGATTGATTCTCGTACTGGCTTACCGAATCGTATTGTATTAAAAGAACGCCTCAATACGATTACTCTCACTGAACATTTGCTGACACTCAAGTTAACCAACTTTCATCAGGTTAACGAAAAATATGGTTACCAAGTAGGGGACCAGTTGTTACTCGATTTGTCCAATCACTTTGTTGAGCGATTGCAGCTTCGTGTGGGTAAGGCGTCTCAATTAAAAGTAGAACTTTTCAGTATTGGGGTTGGCGAATGGGCGATCATCTTTAATGCGAGTGTTGATAGCGTGAAGATAGAGCAAGGTTTCATTGAATTTGCTGATGATATTGAACACATTAATTTTGAGCCGTATGGATTAACCGATATTGATTACCTGTCGGTTTCTCTGTGTGGTGGTTTCGCCAGTCGTTGCGACTTCTTAACCGACACGGGCGATGATATTTTGTTAAAAGCGATTGAGGCTCGACGTTATGGGGTGCGTAATAATACTCATATTACTAATGCCAAAGACATTCAAGTCAGTGAAGAGGATCGTAAGGAACAACTAGGTTGGTTGAGTTGCGTAAGCCGAGCGATCTTAGATCAGAATATTATCACTTACTCACAACCTATTGTGGCATCGGGCACTCACGAAATGATTGGCCAAGAGTGTTTGGTCAGAATCATGGAATCAGATGGTACTATTGTCCCACCAGGTAAGTTTCTACCTATGATTGCTGATACGCATCTCTATACTCGACTTAGCCGACACATGATTAAGAACACAATAGGTTATATGGCGGATAAGCAGAGCCCGTTCTCGATCAACCTTTCCCCACAAGACTTGTTGAGTGATAAGACACTTGAGATTCTCGAGGCTGCCATCTGTGGCATCAACGATCCCACGAGACTTGGTATAGAAGTTATCGAGTCAGAACAGATCAAAGATTATGGCCGAATGATTGAGGTGTGTGATCACTTCCGTGCTCTTGGGGCGAGAATCATTGTTGATGATTTTGGTTCTGGTTATTCCAACATTGATGAGATCATCAAGCTTGAACCACAGATTATTAAGCTCGACGGTAGCCTGATTCGTAATATCGATAAAGATAAGAAGCAACGTAAGATAGCTCAACAACTCGTCAGCCTTTGTCATATCTTAAACGCTAAGACGGTAGCGGAGTTCGTACATAATGAACAGGTATGTCGAATAGCAGAGGAGATGGGGGTTGATTACTTGCAGGGTTACCACTTTGGTGAACCCCAGCGTCTTTTTTGA
- a CDS encoding tRNA-uridine aminocarboxypropyltransferase — MSNQQACPSCGFTHQCICHLIPSVESQIALVLLTHENELSRDTNTGKLLQQSLEQCESFVWQRKTPPADLISLLDDNTLQPFLLFPSEKSMECQQAVLNETNDRKPLFIILDGTWQEAKKMLNKSPWLKNIPQVHLDITSESSYTLRRNQDSGHLCTCEVGVELFKALGEEEPARLIDDYYQHYLKVFQADKCGHSLK; from the coding sequence ATGAGTAACCAACAAGCTTGCCCTAGTTGTGGCTTCACTCACCAATGTATTTGTCACCTGATACCTAGTGTTGAAAGCCAAATCGCTCTGGTACTGCTCACTCATGAGAATGAACTATCACGCGACACCAATACCGGGAAGCTGCTGCAACAATCGCTTGAGCAGTGCGAGTCATTCGTGTGGCAAAGGAAAACACCGCCAGCTGATTTAATATCATTGCTTGACGATAACACGCTACAACCTTTTCTGTTGTTCCCAAGTGAAAAGAGTATGGAGTGTCAGCAAGCGGTATTGAACGAAACGAATGACCGAAAACCGTTGTTCATCATCTTGGATGGCACATGGCAAGAAGCGAAGAAGATGCTCAACAAGAGCCCGTGGTTAAAAAACATTCCTCAGGTTCATCTCGATATTACGAGTGAATCTTCCTATACCCTACGCCGCAATCAAGACAGTGGTCATCTGTGTACCTGTGAGGTGGGTGTCGAACTATTCAAAGCATTAGGTGAAGAAGAGCCTGCAAGACTGATTGACGATTACTATCAACATTATCTCAAAGTATTCCAAGCGGATAAATGTGGTCACTCACTCAAATAG
- a CDS encoding COG3650 family protein, with protein MKVMKNPVTWLVAFALQGCVTAPDTPQQPEVPPAILDEPLSIQPQTFIMRGQVVVGHESRTFTPCGSQQQYWLDLSPALALEAQGLATRPYQALYGELIGHLTVPSQTGYNADFTARFVVDQVNILTAENPDRCDQPLRSTHVFGNEPFWSATFDKDQLKYTKMGEQPQRLNIESSRTTPSTRDYQLEGQSAQGELNLKKESCSDGMSDSIYGWEAKLNLNDSKYNGCATVSNQDPTLDWSGLYFASSTQNSGFSINLELNDDHSAITTYSYSNGDPSIVEQGFWQQLNQNQVQVVMTRHQQQYLISERIFTLDNGKLVAEKEKVGNVVYPIANGGLVLFEAKSKQAQVNATTNVDLAAKQINSSDQLDPKVDQAIREYFKINNTSPDNTKYRWLTYDLNGDGKEELFAQLDWCGSGGCTLLIFENHQDNWRFNSRVTLVKGDIRLGKSQNHDWHDLIFNVSGGGATPAKHVLSYTGVSYPLNPSVAPVADDANISDVVLFADGVSPAQSGVKL; from the coding sequence ATGAAGGTAATGAAAAACCCAGTGACATGGCTAGTCGCATTCGCGCTACAAGGTTGTGTAACGGCGCCAGATACGCCGCAACAACCTGAAGTTCCACCAGCAATCTTGGATGAGCCACTCAGCATTCAACCGCAAACCTTCATCATGCGTGGTCAGGTTGTGGTTGGCCATGAGAGCCGAACCTTCACCCCTTGCGGTAGCCAGCAACAATACTGGTTAGATTTATCGCCAGCGTTGGCACTTGAAGCGCAAGGCTTAGCAACCAGACCTTATCAAGCCTTGTATGGTGAGCTCATCGGCCACCTAACGGTACCAAGCCAAACTGGATATAATGCCGACTTCACCGCGCGCTTCGTGGTTGACCAAGTCAATATCCTAACCGCAGAGAACCCTGATCGCTGTGACCAACCCTTGCGCTCTACTCATGTGTTCGGCAATGAACCATTCTGGTCTGCGACCTTTGATAAAGACCAACTCAAATACACTAAAATGGGCGAACAGCCACAGCGACTCAATATCGAATCAAGCCGCACTACACCAAGCACTCGTGACTACCAACTAGAAGGTCAATCAGCGCAAGGCGAGCTAAATCTTAAGAAAGAGAGCTGTAGCGATGGCATGAGTGACTCTATCTATGGCTGGGAAGCGAAACTCAATCTTAATGACAGCAAGTACAACGGCTGTGCAACAGTATCTAACCAAGATCCTACGCTAGACTGGAGCGGACTCTACTTCGCAAGCTCAACCCAAAACTCAGGGTTCTCTATCAACCTAGAACTCAACGATGACCACAGCGCAATCACGACTTACTCGTACAGCAATGGTGACCCTTCGATTGTTGAACAAGGCTTCTGGCAGCAACTCAACCAAAATCAGGTTCAAGTTGTGATGACTCGCCACCAGCAGCAATACCTGATCTCAGAGCGTATCTTCACGCTCGATAACGGCAAGCTGGTCGCTGAGAAAGAGAAAGTAGGCAATGTCGTCTACCCGATTGCCAATGGTGGGTTGGTATTGTTTGAAGCCAAAAGCAAGCAGGCGCAAGTGAACGCGACCACAAACGTTGATCTAGCTGCAAAGCAGATTAATTCGAGTGATCAACTTGATCCAAAAGTCGACCAAGCGATCCGCGAATACTTTAAGATCAATAACACCTCACCAGACAATACTAAGTACCGCTGGTTAACCTACGACTTAAATGGCGATGGTAAAGAAGAACTGTTTGCCCAGCTCGATTGGTGTGGCTCTGGTGGCTGTACACTGCTTATTTTTGAGAATCATCAAGATAACTGGCGCTTCAATAGCCGAGTGACATTGGTTAAGGGCGACATACGCTTAGGTAAATCACAAAACCACGATTGGCATGATCTGATCTTCAATGTCAGCGGCGGCGGAGCAACACCTGCAAAACATGTACTGTCTTACACTGGTGTGAGCTACCCACTCAACCCAAGCGTCGCGCCAGTCGCCGATGATGCTAATATCAGCGACGTGGTGTTATTTGCTGATGGCGTCTCACCCGCACAAAGTGGAGTCAAGCTGTAA
- a CDS encoding EVE domain-containing protein, with amino-acid sequence MAYWLFKTEPDTFSIQTLRVQKTSCWEGVRNYQARNMMRDDVKLGDLVMIYHSSCKKVGVAGIAKVTREAYPDHFQFEPESDYYDPKSSPDNPRWIMVDVEFVRVTERLIPLATLKAMPELSEMPLVKRGNRLSIMPVTEQEWQTILSKEVLSSR; translated from the coding sequence ATGGCATATTGGTTATTTAAAACAGAACCCGACACCTTTTCTATTCAAACTCTTAGGGTACAAAAAACCTCTTGTTGGGAGGGGGTACGCAACTATCAGGCTCGAAACATGATGCGAGATGACGTCAAACTTGGAGATCTGGTGATGATATACCATTCATCATGTAAAAAAGTTGGCGTAGCGGGGATCGCGAAAGTAACCAGAGAAGCCTACCCAGACCATTTTCAATTCGAGCCTGAGAGTGATTACTACGATCCTAAATCTTCACCAGACAACCCGCGCTGGATTATGGTGGATGTCGAGTTTGTGCGAGTAACCGAGCGATTGATTCCTTTAGCAACATTGAAAGCCATGCCAGAACTATCAGAGATGCCATTGGTTAAACGAGGTAATCGCTTGTCCATCATGCCTGTTACCGAGCAGGAGTGGCAGACTATTTTAAGTAAAGAAGTTCTCAGTTCTCGTTAA
- a CDS encoding Cof-type HAD-IIB family hydrolase — MTISALKDSVKIVASDLDGTLLAPDHQLSDFTKQTLTKLHDQGYTFIFATGRHHVDVAGIREIAGIPAYMITSNGARVHDQNDQLMYSQNVPQELVQPVIDIVRQDPNIFVHMYQDEDWLLDREDEMLAKFHSESGFSYKRFEADNAPSDGIAKVFFTHPEQDHEYLVTFEQKLRDTFGDKLNIAFSTPWCLEVMAAEVSKGHALDAVAKSLNLTLDNCIAFGDGMNDAEMLAMAGKGLIMGTSHEKVMKALPDNEVIGSNADDAVAHYLEKHLL, encoded by the coding sequence ATGACTATTTCTGCACTAAAAGATTCCGTGAAAATTGTTGCCTCCGATTTAGATGGTACGCTACTAGCACCTGATCATCAGCTCAGCGACTTTACTAAACAAACACTCACGAAGTTACACGACCAAGGTTATACCTTTATCTTCGCAACAGGTCGCCACCATGTCGATGTGGCAGGTATTCGTGAGATAGCTGGGATTCCGGCCTATATGATCACTTCAAACGGTGCACGTGTGCACGACCAGAATGATCAACTAATGTATAGCCAGAACGTGCCTCAGGAATTAGTACAACCGGTTATTGATATTGTTCGCCAAGATCCAAACATCTTTGTTCACATGTACCAGGATGAAGATTGGTTGCTGGATCGTGAAGATGAGATGCTCGCTAAATTTCACAGTGAGTCTGGCTTTAGCTACAAGCGCTTCGAAGCGGACAACGCACCAAGTGACGGCATTGCGAAAGTCTTCTTCACACACCCAGAGCAAGACCATGAATACCTAGTAACGTTTGAGCAAAAGCTAAGAGATACGTTTGGCGACAAACTGAACATCGCTTTTTCAACGCCTTGGTGTCTAGAAGTGATGGCAGCAGAAGTATCTAAAGGCCATGCGTTAGACGCTGTCGCGAAATCTCTGAACCTGACACTTGATAACTGCATTGCCTTTGGTGATGGTATGAATGATGCTGAGATGCTTGCTATGGCAGGTAAAGGCCTGATCATGGGCACATCGCATGAGAAAGTGATGAAAGCCCTGCCAGACAATGAAGTGATTGGCAGCAACGCAGACGATGCGGTTGCTCACTACTTAGAAAAACACCTGCTTTAA